The Hydrogenobacter thermophilus TK-6 genome window below encodes:
- the pseH gene encoding UDP-4-amino-4,6-dideoxy-N-acetyl-beta-L-altrosamine N-acetyltransferase yields MELISILKENLRVGNITLRNFINLNPDELELVRTWRNHPEVRKWMYNDQEISKEEHFRFVERLKEDSKNFYHLAVKDNAYIGVVNLVRVDLRNRNAYFGIYANPENRIQGAGFILGKALLKLAFEIALLHTLRLEVLENNIKALNLYRKLGFKEEGILREFVLKEGKWFDVIVMGMTEEEYRNAHGED; encoded by the coding sequence ATGGAACTTATAAGCATTCTGAAAGAAAACTTGAGGGTAGGGAATATAACCTTAAGAAATTTTATTAACCTAAATCCTGATGAGCTTGAATTGGTGAGGACATGGAGAAATCATCCAGAGGTGAGAAAATGGATGTACAACGACCAAGAGATAAGTAAGGAGGAGCATTTCAGATTCGTGGAAAGGCTAAAGGAAGATAGTAAAAACTTCTATCACCTTGCTGTAAAGGATAACGCTTACATAGGCGTTGTAAACTTGGTAAGGGTTGATCTGAGGAACAGAAATGCTTACTTTGGAATTTACGCAAATCCAGAGAATAGGATTCAGGGAGCAGGTTTCATACTTGGAAAGGCTCTTTTAAAACTCGCCTTTGAAATTGCACTTCTGCATACCCTAAGGTTGGAAGTTCTTGAAAATAACATAAAAGCATTGAATCTTTACAGAAAGCTTGGTTTTAAGGAGGAAGGAATACTGAGGGAGTTTGTTTTAAAGGAAGGTAAGTGGTTTGATGTTATAGTTATGGGCATGACGGAGGAGGAATACAGAAATGCACACGGTGAAGATTGA